A window of Polaribacter litorisediminis contains these coding sequences:
- a CDS encoding THUMP domain-containing class I SAM-dependent RNA methyltransferase, which produces MDKDFKMTATTLFGLESVLAEELKNLGAQDVKESVRSVSFRGDKGFMYKANIALRTAVRILKPIKTCKIYDEEDLYDAIQKIKWENYLDAEGTFAIGAVVNSKNFTTNSHYISLKSKDAIADYFRHKYHKRPNVDLKYPDVKIHIHIQKEWLTVSLDSSGDSLHKRGYRTATNIAPINEVLAAGMVLLSGYTGEENFIDPMCGSGTILIEACMIANNIPANINRKLFAFEQWKDYDEDLYFIIQESLLKKIRSSHFKIMGFDKAPSAIQKAKANIENANLDEFIGVHHVNFFNSTKEVFGNTTILFNPPYGERLNIDVDEFYKKIGDTLKHNYPGSTAWLITSDVQALKAVGLRTSKRIALKNADLDCKFVKYELYEGTRKIKERKNDVVDEE; this is translated from the coding sequence ATGGATAAAGATTTTAAAATGACGGCCACTACACTTTTTGGTTTAGAAAGTGTTTTAGCAGAAGAACTAAAAAATTTAGGAGCACAAGATGTAAAAGAATCTGTACGAAGTGTTTCGTTTAGAGGTGATAAAGGCTTTATGTACAAGGCAAATATTGCTTTGAGAACGGCGGTAAGAATTTTAAAACCAATAAAAACCTGTAAGATTTATGATGAAGAAGATTTGTATGATGCTATTCAGAAAATTAAGTGGGAAAACTATTTAGATGCAGAAGGCACTTTTGCTATTGGTGCTGTTGTAAACTCTAAAAATTTTACCACCAATTCGCATTATATTTCTTTAAAATCTAAAGATGCTATTGCAGATTATTTTAGACATAAATACCATAAGAGACCGAATGTAGATTTAAAATATCCGGATGTTAAAATCCACATTCATATTCAGAAAGAATGGTTAACGGTTTCTTTAGATTCTTCAGGAGATTCTTTGCATAAACGTGGTTATAGAACCGCTACAAATATAGCACCGATTAACGAAGTTTTGGCGGCGGGTATGGTCTTATTATCAGGTTATACCGGAGAAGAAAATTTTATAGACCCCATGTGTGGTTCGGGCACAATTTTAATTGAAGCTTGTATGATTGCCAATAATATTCCGGCAAACATCAATAGAAAGTTATTTGCATTCGAGCAGTGGAAAGATTACGATGAAGATTTATACTTTATAATTCAAGAATCGTTATTAAAGAAAATACGTTCTTCTCATTTTAAAATTATGGGATTTGACAAAGCACCATCTGCCATTCAGAAAGCAAAGGCCAATATAGAAAATGCCAATTTAGATGAGTTTATTGGTGTACATCATGTTAATTTTTTCAACTCGACGAAAGAGGTTTTTGGAAACACAACAATTTTGTTTAATCCGCCTTATGGAGAGCGTTTAAATATAGATGTAGATGAATTTTATAAGAAAATTGGAGATACACTTAAGCACAATTATCCAGGTTCTACGGCATGGTTAATTACTTCTGACGTGCAAGCTTTAAAGGCAGTTGGTTTAAGAACTTCTAAAAGAATTGCTTTAAAGAACGCAGATTTAGATTGTAAGTTTGTAAAATACGAATTGTATGAAGGAACTCGTAAAATAAAAGAGCGCAAAAATGATGTTGTTGATGAAGAATAG